Within the Camelus dromedarius isolate mCamDro1 chromosome 2, mCamDro1.pat, whole genome shotgun sequence genome, the region GAGTTCGGTGTGTTATAGTGGTTTTCTGTTACCTACTGGGCACAGTATAAGACATTGATTCACAGAGGTCATTTTCAGTGTGCTGCTCGCAAACCGGTTTGTTCATCCAATCCAGCCCCCTAACTGCGCACGTTGCATTTTGTACGGTTTTCCTCTCGGGCTCTCCACCCCGTGGAAGGGGCTGATTCACCCCCAGCTCCCTCTGCCGAAGCCGGAGCCGAAGCCGGCGCGGCCAAGGCCACCGGGCAGAGCGGGCGTGCGGCCGAGGCCGGGCTGCGTGACAGGCTGCACTTCCCAGCCCCGACGCTGTGGTAACTGACTGATCTCATCGTCTCTCGTCACGACACGCGCTGCCTGGGCTGCACGCGGCATAGCGTGAGAGGCGCCGGGGCCGCGGGCGCGCCCATCCCGGAGCCTTCGTGCGGACGAGCCCCGCTGCCCCTCCGAGGCCCGCCGCGCAGAAAGCCCAGTCTGCTTATCACCACACCACCGGGTGTTCTCAGGCTGTAGAAAGACGGCCCCCCCGGACGTCAGCAAATAACCTGACCTCCCAGGCGGTGGTCTTCGCTCTTTTCGGCCTCGGCGGACCCTGCCCCTCGCCGCCCCCTGACGCACAGCTGCCCCCCCCGCATCGGAGTTCTGGGGAAGGCGCCGAGTGGCCGGGGTCAGTCGCCGGGCAACGCCATTCGCCTTCCGTGCGCCCCTGAGGGTCGGTGCGCGCCCGGTTCCCGGCAGGCGGGGCTGTGGTGGGGGCTTGGGACTCCCTTCCTGGTGTCCCTGTCCCGGGGCGGGTCGCCCGCGCCCCGTTCCGCGCAAACCCCGGAGGGCGCGAGGACGCTACGCAGCTGTGGCTCCCGAAGGAGCGACCTGATACGGCAGGCGGCGAGCAAGCTCAGGGGCTGCTCTGGAAGCCGAGAGGGGTCCGCAGGGCGAGACTGATCCCTTGCCCGCTCCGCTCAGCCCTCGTCCCGCCGCCCGAGCTGTTTACTTTACAGCAGCGGTGCTGGGCACTTTCCGGTGTTAAAATGAGGGCATCGGCCGCTCGGGCTCAAGTCAGCGGGGGTCGGGCGGAATCAGGATTCCTCGAGGGATTAGGCGGCCGTGTCTGCACGCGAGGCGGGCTCCGGGCTCGCCAGGAAGCGCGAGTGAGTGCGGAAGCGGCGAGAGcaggaggcgggggcggggccgcggggttGCGTGACCCGCCGCCCGGAGGCCGCACGCACTTCGTGCCCCGGacagccctgccttcctggcccaccgccgccgccgccgccgccgggcaGCAGCGCAGGTGCTGGAGGGCGGCGCCCGGTTTCCACTTTTACAACCGCAGCGGGGAGGGGAGTCACGCTGTATTTCTGGGACAGGGAGTGAGTTCACCAGGGAGGACACGCCGTCTCCTTGTTATCGGGACGTGGGTAACATTCGGTAATAAAACCCGCTCAGACAGGATGTATTAAACGAACTGGGAACCAGAGGCGCTCTGTCAATAAGCAGTCGTTCTGGGGAAGCTTTCCAAGGAAAGCTTTAAATTAAGAGGAACAGCACACAGGTGCAGTTCGTGTGACATGCTACCACAGGAAGGAACCAGAGCAAGGACGGCGGCTTTGCTCGAAAGTTTTGCCCACTCTGCACAAAGCTTAGTAACAGAGTCGTGATGCTGTGCAAACTTACACTCCTGCTAGGAGCGTTCTgtctaatgttttattttaaaagaagaggtgCCTGGTTTCTTTGACATACTAACTGGAAAGATCTCTTTTATATGGCGAGTCGAGTCCCAAGGacgtttaaaaaaacaaaacaaaactaactgGCTTTATAGGACGCCATGAACCAAGTTGCTTCTCAAAATCATGTGAAtaagtatttatttcattatctATTTATATGATTCAAATGTTTGTAGATTTGGTGATAAATGAAGTTTGGAGggcaaaacaaaaatatccaCACTAGGACAGTTTAACATGCAAAACTACTCCAGTTGACTGAAAGCTCTCGAAATTTCACattagcttattttatttatttaaataaataatgttttgaTTTGGTGGATCACTGCTTCTATTTATTTCCCTATTATTATTGCCGTTGGGCTTACAGTGCTTagttagacacacacacacacacacatacattttgtTGTAAAAATAACACACCATTACAGAGAGGGGATTCTCTCCAGTTATGACACCTACCATAAACTCCCAGGAAGCTCTTTCAGAATACACATGTTCACCTCTCAATTTATCACATGTGGAAACGGAGCAAGATTCACTGTTTAACATTGAAATGTTCTCCCGCCTAACTCAGATTCTCACTTGTATATATAGGAATGTTTATTTTGTCTGCTAGGATTCTTCCTTTCTGCCCCTCCTCCTTGGGTTCTGCTTCTGCCTCTAGTCTTCTAGACGTGTAATTAGCAAGGGAGGTGTCATCATGTGTGGCCTTGACTCCTTGGTCACAACAACTAGTCAGGAGGTGTGTACCTGACTCCTGCCTTCAGTGATTTGGTCAAGGGTGTGTAACTCAAGGTGTGCTAAACAGTCATTTCCTGGCATTTTTCTAACGAGGTTGGGAACAGAAGTCCCCTATCTTCCTATTGGTGTCAAAACTGGACTGTCAGCCACCACTGCCCCACCATGTGCAGACACTGtaaaagagaacagaaacaacTTTCAGTGAGTGGTAGACTCAAAGGACTGAGACATTCCATGGCTTTTTAGAGTTCCAGAGTTCTCAAAGCAGTCCTGTTTCCTGCTTTCTTGAAGCTTAGTTATTCAGTTATTCTGTTGAGTCTGTGAGGTACCCTGATATCCCAATAGAATACATATTGGTAGTAATAACTAACAAACATATATTTAGAATGCTAtttggaatacattttttaaaatttatactactacttgtaatttgcttttttcacagAACAATCCATTGGGACATTCATCACCAAAGAACTACATCATCATTTTTAACAGCTGTACCATCTTCTTGTTTGATAAATCAGTTTATTTCATGTTggtgtttctgatttttaaacgTTATAAACAAGACTGTGATGAACACTAAATATATGTGCTAATAAGAAACAACTTTCCCAGAAGCTTCCAGCAAACTGTTTGGTCATAATTGGGTCATAGGCCCACTCCCAATTTAAATCCCTAGTAAGGGGAAGTGGCTGGCAGAACTGACCTCATCTGAGCTAATTTCTGGAGTTGGGCTGATGCACGTGTGTttaggggtggaggtggagagaatGGTGATGGGGTCAGGATTTCTGAACAAAAGATAGAAGGGGAATCAGGTGTCCACTACAATTGTTCTCAACATTTCAAGGtgtttaaaacataataaatattaacttttcaCACTAAAAGCAGTGTTTAAGACTGCTAGTTGCTCTACACCCTTGGAAATCAGGGCTACTATAATTACATCTATGTGATCTGATaataatgtttgattttttttttatcagtagtTCATAAGGAAATATCTTTAAGATGATTCACAACTCCTTATTTGATGGCATTAAAGTATTCTATTAATAGAGATATAATAAAATGACAGGAAAATTGCTCTGATTTGGTTCATATAAATTCTGCAGCTATCTAAAATTATAGGTACAGAAACATGAGATTTATCTCTAAAAAGGTAGAATGAAATCACTTCTGTCAATCACTTatcaaaataaatgtgaattagACTTTTAGATGCTTCATTAGAATCTCATGGAAATCTCAGAAATAAgcaataatttcatttaaaaagcaagttctttaaaaagtttttttttaatgcatgaaaCAGTTATCAATTTTCAGTCTTTGGATTTACTAACATGTTATAGACTAGATATTGGATGATaagttttaaagaatatattttaaataaaaaagttctggggatgtaatgttcagcatggtaactatagttcATAATACcatactgtatatttgaaagttacagAGTAGATCTAAGagctaaaagagtagatcttaaaagccctcaacacaagaaaaaaatttgtatctacatgtggtgatggatgttaactatacttactgtggtgattattttacaatataaacaaatattgaatcattctATTGGATATCTGGAACTAATGTtacatgtcagttatatctcaatttaaaaaataaatatattcatgtaACAAATATTGAATTACATTTGGTGCATAGTACATTTTTGGGTAAAGCTCTTTATCAATAGTGAAGACGCCACAAGAGAATACACTTATGATCATCAAAGGTTTCACTGTAGTGCTTGAATTACTTTTAATACTTGAGAGCAGATGTTAATTGCTTTAAGACCTGACTTGTCCCATTGGAAGTTATGTTCAGTAATTATATTCGCTGGGCTAAAGAGTTCAGAACACAATTTATTCCTGCACAGATGACAAAACATTTGAACTCCTAGAGAGAAATGCTATTTAAACATTGTGACCTTCATTTTATTAGGTACTCAAGTTTACACTGCACATgtgatggattaaaaaatatacagagtATAAATCCACAAAGAGTATTTTGTCCTCAAGCCACCTCTTGACCAGAGTTATTTGGGgttcaaaacagacaaaatagtTTTACAAAGGAGTCTAACTATTGattagcagtttaaaaaaaattaggaaagaaaatctaATCCATACCTTGGTAGGAATAAAATGTGTTGCAAGCAGTCACTAGTAGCtgaccctttaaaaaaaacaactggaaGCTGTATGGGAAAAGTTATGAAAACAGTAAGtataaaacaaagttatggtcCCAGAATTAAATACCTTTTGGGTATTTACATATGTTACTAATCCAGAGAGGACTGATGCCCCGTGGGTACTGGCTGGCTGGCAGAATCAACAAACACACTACCGAGGCCCAGGTGATTCTGCTAACACTCACATTCCATCCAAGTATATTTCAGTGCTCATGTGCAGGGCTATGCCCTTGGCCACTTCCATCATCTGGGTGAGAGTAAACAATAAGTAGGATCTGATTGAGTTCCATTTAGAAAGATTCTCAATAAATAAGACATTGTGTATCAGATGCCTGACAAATAAAAAGagcccaataaatgttagctttttaaaaattctgcactTGCATTGGATGGAGCCCAGAAATAGCACTGAAACCACTGTTGCTTCTAATTTGGGAGACCTGTCTGCAAACATTTTATTCAAGCTTTTGAGGAGATAGTGTTGTACTGTGTTCTGATTCACAGGATAAAAATAAAGTTGGGCTAACCCTAATTTTGCCATGCTTTCTTTTGAGCTCACTTTAAAATTAGCAATCTTGGGTAGACTTCCTGATATTTGTATCAGATTTGCAGACAAAGTACCTATTCTTCCACATGCTTTTcatgtggggaggggagtggcggGGTGAGGAAAGGAGGGGCATAGTACTACTTACCAGAATGAAGGGGATGAATGACAGTGACCTGCTGGATAAATATCTTAGGTAAATTCAAATTCATACAGAAACAGAAGCACAAACACCGTGTTCTCATAAACGTTAATACTACAACACAAATGTCAGCAGGCCACGTGGAAAGACCTAGTTTAGTCACTTTACAGAGACTCTACTCTCAGAACTAgggagtattttttttcctttcagtactttttttttctttcattgacccacaggggaaaaaaaaacaacaaagggTCACAGAAGAGGTTAAAAGGAACTTAATTTGGCTatcagtgattatttttaaaagtcacagtaAAAAGTGAAACTTGGctgatttaaaatttaagaagtggataaaacaaaactttattcAATAAGTCCAATGATGTGAATATTTTAAACTCCACTTCAGTTCCAGTATGGCCAATAATGAAGTGAGgaaaagaagtggaaaaacaaaaagaacaaggaAAGAGACCTGGACAGAGATAAATGGAGAGACTGGGACCAACTGAGAGCCAAGAAAAAACACACACCAACACTGGGGAGAGgcttatcacttttttttttttaacttaaaaaaaacctattttgTAACACCCTGTCACAATTCATCTGTCCTCTGGTCTTCAGGAATAAGTTTCCACTGCTACCTTTTAACAAGGGCTGTTCTTCATAATTTATCAACTCTCTTCACCCTTGAATTTTTACCAGGCCTACCAAAGTTCAATAGAACtttaatgatgaaaatgttcGGTATATGTGCTGTCTTATGCGGTAGCAACATGTGactactgaacacttgaaatgtgggcAGTGcaataaagaaatggaattaaaatttttatttcattttaaccaAATTAAGTAGTCAAATGTGGCTCTCTTACTGGACAGTAAGAGACACTGGACAGTGTAAAGGTCTAAGGGACATTTACAGTGTAAGGGAAATTGTTCTCAAGGCCAATGCAGAGCTGAATAAGTACACATGAAGTCAGATCACACGGTGATTTATAATACAGCCTTGCAGCTGGACCTTCTCCCTTCCTTAAAGTTTCCTTTCCTTATCATACGCACagagtactcaataaatattattattgctAATAATCATACTATAGCCAAACTAGCCTCAGAAGAGTGATCTTGCTTCAGGTGTACGATTCCTTTTCCAGATAAAGCACTTGATGGATGTAgatgaactgttttttttttttttgtgctctATACCTAACCCCTCACTGTTACAAAATAAGAACAGTCTTACTTTCACTGTCCCTCAAAGAAACAGCCTGAGGATGAACAGCTGACAGTTCTTTGCGCTTCTCATAAACATGCAGTGCTTGACCATTTCATCTGCTATCCTCTGCTCCCTTTAATCCTCTCTTCAATCCTCTAATTATTCTTTATCTTTCCCAGATGAAGAAAGCTGTCCTCTTTTATAGAGTGGAAACAGAAAATCACTGGTAGGCGTTGGGGCAAAAATATCGGTCAGGTTACATCTATCTCTAAGACTTTCAGTGCTTTGAGGAGCAAGGATTTATAACTGTTCAGTACTCCACGCTGtcattttcattaataaataGCTATCAATCAGCAATTTGACTACTGTCCCAGCACTGCTCTCTGCATCATTTGATCACTTCTCTAAATCacaggttttaattttctttgtctttactTAACCTTACTTCATTCAATTGTAGTAAGTCTCTTTCCTTGCTAGCAAGCCGcgaatgttttatttcttggaaGAGCTGATTTTGGACCTTATAAAAGCCTCAAAAAGGAAAGATCTGTACTATGAATGCGTTGCCTGCATTGATTAGTCACTGAGCATCACCCCGGCCTGGTTATGCAGTGCTTGTTGGGTAGTAGGTCATcaataaactttgttttgaaCTAAGTAAGGAAAAGTAAGTCACGTCTAAAGGTGGGCAGCCTTCTATAATTGTGGACTACAGTCTCAAGATACCTTCTGAACTCAGCTCTTCATCTTGACTACTTTTGGACTAGGATGAAAATTTTACTATTTCCTTCCCAATCAACTTGCCCTTCCTGCAACGACTGCGACCAGAGCTTCCCTTTACACCCGTGAACTCTATAGGCATCGCTCTTCTTTCCCTTAAGAACAAAAACTGTCCACTGCTGCGTCCGCTACAAGGGCCCTGGACCCAGTGGTGAGAGGTAGAACTTCGGCCTTCACCCGACCCAGTCTCTCCAACTCGCCGCAGGACTGTGGCTGTCTCCCTCCAACCACCATAACTCTAGCCCGCTCTCCCCCACCTTGCCCTTCGCGCCCTTAGCGCCCCTCGACTCCCTCTCACAGCATGCTGCGCAAGACGAGCCCCTTCGCGGACCACCAGCTTTCCCGCTTCCGCCCGGCGCCTGTGACCGGGGCGGCGCAGAAGAGCCCCGCTTCCGCGTCGGCGACGGCGTGGGCCGTGACGTCATCGCGCCCTGACGTCAGGTCGACGAGCAGCACGGTCTCCTGGGAGACCGGGAAAGCCGTTTCGCACCCTGCGGAATCGAAGTCTAGGTGAGAGGCAATGAATGGCTTCCTTGAGCCCCGGGATGACCGGGTTCCCCTGGGCGCAGTTCCGGAGCGGAGGCGTGCTGGCACCCGGGGAGAAGGCCAGAAAGCCGCGCTGTGGCGCCTCGCTCAGAGGGTGGGCCCCGTGCCTCGCCTCTGGCCCCCGCTGCGGCCCGTGTCCGGACGCTCTTTTCTTCCCCGGAGTGCGCGGCTCGGTTTCACTCCCgcactctcctcctcctcttcttcccatgGCAGGTCCTGAGGGAACGAGGTTAGATAGGGACAGGTTTCAAAACTCTTGCAGCCGTTTTGGCTGGATGTGCACTTGGT harbors:
- the LOC116149386 gene encoding translation initiation factor IF-2; protein product: MASYKATFLGKLPQNDCLLTERLWFPWKPGAALQHLRCCPAAAAAAVGQEGRAVRGTKCVRPPGGGSRNPAAPPPPPALAASALTRASWRARSPPRVQTRPPNPSRNPDSRPRALRGLRGTGRGRPAPGQGHQEGSPKPPPQPRLPGTGRAPTLRGARKANGVARRLTPATRRLPQNSDAGGAAVRQGAARGRVRRGRKERRPPPGRSGYLLTSGGAVFLQPENTRWCGDKQTGLSARRASEGQRGSSARRLRDGRARGPGASHAMPRAAQAARVVTRDDEISQLPQRRGWEVQPVTQPGLGRTPALPGGLGRAGFGSGFGRGSWG